From the genome of Triticum aestivum cultivar Chinese Spring chromosome 3B, IWGSC CS RefSeq v2.1, whole genome shotgun sequence, one region includes:
- the LOC123066900 gene encoding uncharacterized protein isoform X2, producing MPQKRRRRRRRSPREGPSLRRRGEEGASLSESLVQSDSSSTTSSAPPSGSLGEPPVAWPARQSRYHEILASRLARLQLQAGVAVDSPNLPSDEIVQVLARSNFYDDELRAALVEYQVHKFLSEPHGPDVGDTHFGEDSGDDITAEEFVKYSGQLKTRRPAEIDTKTGLDQEQLDSLLAKYKRYRFKAYLLLLGKPVDELEEAALESKYPMELAMENDFFYPCHHDSAFGWYFDSDLCLLANLSDYQRLVLPNRGRNEYEYDRWSRYKAFYSTPDADREYVLYWEKMVKEMKWLENHVLKDFLEWEPMRCKGLYQSVKIASGFTNIDLDLACHGFEEYVWRTRLYRLFVEGLDRAFLEIWKRVNQAQTSFRDALQEVYNDNPVPSRRHTLKAELERPGGFLQLERQFCRCTEGISKELPDERVQELIAQEINYKRALPKTYAQYARKKLQVAQFLGIIPRAEIPA from the exons ATGCCGCAGAAGAGGCGCCGCCGCCGCAGGAGGTCTCCTCgcgaaggaccctccctccggcgCCGTGGTGAAGAAGGCGCATCGTTGTCTGAATCCCTTGTCCAATCGGATAGCAGCAGCACGacatccagcgcgccgccgtccggATCCTTGGGCGAGCCGCCGGTCGCCTGGCCGGCCCGCCAGTCCAGGTACCATGAGATCCTCGCCTCGCGTCTCGCCCGGTTGCAGTTACAAGCGGGCGTCGCCGTCGACAGCCCAAATCTTCCTTCCGATGAAATTGTCCAAGTCCTCGCTCGTTCTAATTTCTATGATGATGAGCTGCGGGCTGCTCTGGTAGAATATCAAGTCCACAAGTTCTTGAGCGAACCCCACGGACCAGATGTTGGAGATACACACTTTGGAGAGGACTCGGGCGATGATATCACTGCGGAGGAATTCGTCAAGTACTCCGGACAGCTAAAGACTCGCAGACCTGCTGAAATTGACACCAAGACTGGACTGGATCAAGAGCAGTTGGACAGCCTCCTCGCCAAGTATAAACGTTATCGCTTCAAAGCTTACCTG TTGTTGTTAGGAAAGCCTGTCGACGAGCTAGAAGAAGCTGCACTGGAATCCAAGTACCCTATGGAGCTTGCCATGGAGAATGACTTCTTCTATCCTTGCCATCATGATAGCGCCTTTGGCTGGTATTTTGACTCCGACCTCTGTTTACTTGCAAACTTGAGCGACTACCAGCGGCTAGTCCTTCCTAACCGT GGTCGGAATGAGTATGAATATGACAGATGGAGTCGGTACAAAGCGTTTTATAGCACCCCTGATGCTGATAGAGAGTATGTGCTGTACTGGGAAAAGATGGTCAAGGAAATGAAG TGGCTTGAAAATCATGTGCTTAAAGATTTTCTCGAG TGGGAGCCAATGCGCTGTAAAGGTTTGTACCAATCAGTTAAGATTGCCAGTGGGTTCACCAACATTGATTTGGATCTAGCATGCCATGGTTTCGAG GAGTATGTATGGAGGACTCGCCTTTATCGTCTGTTTGTGGAAGGTCTTGACCGTGCCTTTCTTGAGATTTGGAAGCGGGTCAATCAGGCTCAG ACGTCTTTCAGAGATGCTCTGCAGGAAGTTTACAATGACAATCCGGTTCCATCGCGCCGACATACTTTGAAGGCTGAGCTGGAGCGGCCCGGCGGGTTTTTGCAACTGGAGCGACAA TTCTGCCGGTGCACAGAAGGCATTAGCAAGGAA CTCCCAGATGAAAGAGTCCAAGAGTTGATTGCACAGGAAATTAATTACAAG CGTGCGTTGCCAAAGACGTATGCACAGTACGCCAGGAAGAAGCTCCAGGTTGCACAATTCTTGGGAATCATTCCCAGGGCGGAGATACCAGCGTAG
- the LOC123066900 gene encoding uncharacterized protein isoform X1, which yields MPQKRRRRRRRSPREGPSLRRRGEEGASLSESLVQSDSSSTTSSAPPSGSLGEPPVAWPARQSRYHEILASRLARLQLQAGVAVDSPNLPSDEIVQVLARSNFYDDELRAALVEYQVHKFLSEPHGPDVGDTHFGEDSGDDITAEEFVKYSGQLKTRRPAEIDTKTGLDQEQLDSLLAKYKRYRFKAYLLLLGKPVDELEEAALESKYPMELAMENDFFYPCHHDSAFGWYFDSDLCLLANLSDYQRLVLPNRGRNEYEYDRWSRYKAFYSTPDADREYVLYWEKMVKEMKWLENHVLKDFLEWEPMRCKGLYQSVKIASGFTNIDLDLACHGFEEYVWRTRLYRLFVEGLDRAFLEIWKRVNQAQTSFRDALQEVYNDNPVPSRRHTLKAELERPGGFLQLERQFCRCTEGISKEVSLPDERVQELIAQEINYKRALPKTYAQYARKKLQVAQFLGIIPRAEIPA from the exons ATGCCGCAGAAGAGGCGCCGCCGCCGCAGGAGGTCTCCTCgcgaaggaccctccctccggcgCCGTGGTGAAGAAGGCGCATCGTTGTCTGAATCCCTTGTCCAATCGGATAGCAGCAGCACGacatccagcgcgccgccgtccggATCCTTGGGCGAGCCGCCGGTCGCCTGGCCGGCCCGCCAGTCCAGGTACCATGAGATCCTCGCCTCGCGTCTCGCCCGGTTGCAGTTACAAGCGGGCGTCGCCGTCGACAGCCCAAATCTTCCTTCCGATGAAATTGTCCAAGTCCTCGCTCGTTCTAATTTCTATGATGATGAGCTGCGGGCTGCTCTGGTAGAATATCAAGTCCACAAGTTCTTGAGCGAACCCCACGGACCAGATGTTGGAGATACACACTTTGGAGAGGACTCGGGCGATGATATCACTGCGGAGGAATTCGTCAAGTACTCCGGACAGCTAAAGACTCGCAGACCTGCTGAAATTGACACCAAGACTGGACTGGATCAAGAGCAGTTGGACAGCCTCCTCGCCAAGTATAAACGTTATCGCTTCAAAGCTTACCTG TTGTTGTTAGGAAAGCCTGTCGACGAGCTAGAAGAAGCTGCACTGGAATCCAAGTACCCTATGGAGCTTGCCATGGAGAATGACTTCTTCTATCCTTGCCATCATGATAGCGCCTTTGGCTGGTATTTTGACTCCGACCTCTGTTTACTTGCAAACTTGAGCGACTACCAGCGGCTAGTCCTTCCTAACCGT GGTCGGAATGAGTATGAATATGACAGATGGAGTCGGTACAAAGCGTTTTATAGCACCCCTGATGCTGATAGAGAGTATGTGCTGTACTGGGAAAAGATGGTCAAGGAAATGAAG TGGCTTGAAAATCATGTGCTTAAAGATTTTCTCGAG TGGGAGCCAATGCGCTGTAAAGGTTTGTACCAATCAGTTAAGATTGCCAGTGGGTTCACCAACATTGATTTGGATCTAGCATGCCATGGTTTCGAG GAGTATGTATGGAGGACTCGCCTTTATCGTCTGTTTGTGGAAGGTCTTGACCGTGCCTTTCTTGAGATTTGGAAGCGGGTCAATCAGGCTCAG ACGTCTTTCAGAGATGCTCTGCAGGAAGTTTACAATGACAATCCGGTTCCATCGCGCCGACATACTTTGAAGGCTGAGCTGGAGCGGCCCGGCGGGTTTTTGCAACTGGAGCGACAA TTCTGCCGGTGCACAGAAGGCATTAGCAAGGAAGTAAGT CTCCCAGATGAAAGAGTCCAAGAGTTGATTGCACAGGAAATTAATTACAAG CGTGCGTTGCCAAAGACGTATGCACAGTACGCCAGGAAGAAGCTCCAGGTTGCACAATTCTTGGGAATCATTCCCAGGGCGGAGATACCAGCGTAG